GTGCAGGAGATAACGCCTCTGcattgaagaaaggacaaataTGAAATGATGTCTTCCTCATAGGAATTTTTAAGTGGaattatgttttgtattttaaatattaccTTTGGTTTTGTGCATTGTAATGATGTCCAAATGTTATTGATCATGAACACTTTTAAGCAAAATCATGCTTTGTTAACTACAATGAACTGGtccatagatttttttttaataaattgccttatttttttattacctcATGTATATTAAATAGTATCTGTATTGCAAACAGTTCTCTTCACATTAAAGTGGAATCCCTGTCACAATGAAAGCAGCTGAggccttccatccatccatcttctacgctgcgtatcctcactagggtcgctagggtatgctgaagcctatcccagctgactttgggcgagaggtggggtatatacaccctggactggtcgccagccaaaggcagggcacatatagacagacaaccattcccATTCAAATTCATCAGCTGAGGCCTTTTATTCACATACTTAAAACTTTCCAAAGAGACTCAAAACCCTTATTATCACACAGATTCATATTAGTTTTACATATCTTGAGAACTATGATGTCTAATGCAAATACACTATATAGTACATTGGATTTTTTAAGCAGATTCCAAGCATTGTTGTGTATACTCACATGACAGTGTTGTGAGTAATTCCATTTGCTTGATAgaattgtattatgtattttcatctctaatatttattttgtggcTCTACTTACATAAGTATGTGCAAAGTATGTACAGTGCAAGCTAATTATTTTGAATATCCCTGTCAAAGAAGAGGACCGCCCCACAGAATAAATCAGTGCAGCTGATTGGTGACAACATCTGTCAGTCAAACGACGCGATTGGTTACTGACTGCGCATGAGCTACTGGATTTGCGAAGGAGCTACGTAGCTACAGTAAATGCTGACAACCTCACCACATACAAAAGTTAACGCATTTTAACagtgttgtaaaaaaaattgtggtgATTATTGGGATTGAGTGGTATTATTGTCGTTTACCTTCATCATGCCGAGAGGTGGTGAGTATCACTTTTAGCGAGCCAGTCGTAGCTAGCAACTGTGTGTTCTGCTGTATACTGTGATGCATGCTTAGCTTTTAGCATGCTAACCGGCTAGCAGTGGGGGCAATGTTAGCGGCCCGGGAAAACATAATGGTTCAGAGTGAATAAAATTGTGCTTAACTGAGTTATCTGCATGTTGTAAAGTTAGGTCCACGAAAACATTTGCACGgctatgcttttattttttccgTGTTCGTTTGCCGCCATTAACGTCACCATGTGTACCATAGCTTCGCTCCTTTGACAGCTGTTGTATTTATTCTTGATGTACAGTTTTACATTTAATACCCGCCTGGAGTTTGGTGGAAGCTGTTTTTCTGCTCATTGCCAGTCGGAGTTTGATAAAGTCAATTGATaatgtacctaatgatgtggcaAGTGAGTATAGGACTCAAATGCCTCAGCAATTAGTTTCCTGTTAGGTCAGGCATGCAGTAACTGAGATATATATTATACTAAATTCACTCAATCATTTCCAGAGGTGCATATTATTGTTTTGTAATCGACTTGCATGTACATTTGCAGGGAAAAAGGGCCACAAAGGCAGAGGGAAGCAATTCAGCAATCCTGAGGAGATTGACCGTCAGATGAAAGCACAGAGAGAACTGGTCAGTTTATATACTTTTTAATAAGAGAATATTTtttggtggtgtgtgtgtgtattttattttattttttggtaacAGGAGGAAAATCCTGGTGCAGAGAAAGAGGGCGCTTCCGACTCTGAGGAGGAGAGTAGCAGTGATGAGGAGTCTGAGGTGAGGAAGGACGGGAAAGTGACTTTGCTGtctgcatttttgtgttgtgcTACAAATGTGTTAATTTCTACAGTTTAGGAAGAGGAGCGGCGTGGAGGGACTCATAGAAATTGAGAACCCCAACCGCGTGTCTCagaaaaacaagaaagtgtCCGAATTAGATGTCAATGCTCCTAAAGAGCTGTCTCGCAGAGAAAGGTGGGTCTTTAATGAGCTATTGTATTACCGCCGGCATTGTTATTCCATGTGTTTGTATACAGCGGAAACTTGTCTCTTTCTCGACACCTGGGCGTGGTGGTTCTATAgcagaatgaacggagtgagtgagcgagccctcctgtcagtcattcagtctcagGCAGGGCACTATTGAGTGTGCACTTGCTGGCTGTGTGTCTTGTGCTACACGATTCCACGGAAGGTGAAGTGTGCTACTCTTGTGCTAACTAACAATGCATTGAAGAACACTTCACTTGCATTGAAGTGGGATATTGTTTACAGAGACTCGATActcagttttatttgtttttattgtgtgtgttttttattgaagtgttgttttttttttttttacagacagtgtctttttttattgctttgGGTTTTAAATACAAGTTTAAATTTAAGGattaaaataaagttttgaatgtatttttgtggGGAGTCTTAATCCCACTGACATATTTTCCATAGAGGAAGTCTAAGGACACAAATGTGGACAGGCCCATCACAGTGGCTGAGGTAGTCAAAAAACTCCCCAGTGGTGGACAAGTTTctccctgaattcctcaaggctttggatgttgtgtGACTGTCCtggttgacacgtctcttcaacattgcatggaacagtacctctggattggcaaacTGGAGTGGCGGTCTCCCTATTAAAGAAGGCTGACCGGAGGATGTGTTCCATCTATGGGGggctcacactcctcagcctccctgggaaagtttATTCTggagtgctggagagaaagATACGACTGTTGACTACAGGAGGTgagtgtggttttcatcctggtggCAGAACACcagaccagctctacacccttgcaagggtactggaaggaacatgggagtttgcccaaccagacTTGGTTAAGGCATTTGAccatgtccctcgcggtgttctgtggggggtgctccggcaCTACGGtattggtggcacgctactacgtgccatacggttcttgtacaaccggagcaggagcctggtttgcattgccagcagtaagtcgagcctgtttctggtgaacgttggcctccgccaaggctgccctttgtcaccaattctgttcataatttttacggacagaatttgtagatgcagccaaggcgtcaagggggtccagtttggagccttaggatctcgtctccaatttgcagacgatgtggtcctgatggccccaacaggctgtgaccttcagcatttaccgggtgtgaagcttctgggcttCCTGacagagactgctgcccccgcgacccggacctggatacGAAATGCCAAGATCATCTTTTGAAGCATATTCTTTCTGATGGTGTTTCCACTGTTTTTAACTTGACCGAGTACATGATACAGTTGTTTTTCAAACCTCTGTTCATCGAAAAGTTCCTTTGCATGATTGTTGACTACACAACTAAGCTAAATTGTGCGTATCTGCTAGCGAGCCGTCTTTCATGTTGTCTTGGTTGTCAGGGAGGAGATCGAGAAGCAGAAGTCCAAGGAACGCTTTAGGAAGCTTCAGCTTGAGGGGAAGACGGACCAGGCGAGGGCGGACCTGGCCAGACTTGCCATTATCAAGAAGCAGAGGGAGGATGCTGCCAAGAAAAGAGAAGAGCTCAGGAAAGGTGAGAAGGCAGGAAGTGACTGCAATGCTTATATTTTCTAAATTCACACAGCCTTACAAGTGGCTCcaatttgaattattattattattattttttttttagaaaaagagGCTGAGGAGGCCAAAGCGAAGCGTTAGTCACCAGTCCGAGAACTTCCAACATGCACATCAGTCTCAGAGGGATGGAGAGAGGCGAGGGAACAAGTATGGAATAGCGTCAGAAAATGGCTGCTCCTGAGCTCCATCCAGTGCTTCCTTTAACACCAGGGGGACGTGGGACTTTTTATCACGATGTGGTTCGGACAAACAAAAACGGGTGAAATCATCAAGAGGTAAAGAGAAATGCAACATTTGGGATTCATCTGCAGTTTTGACGAGACCACTGCAGGTTTTCTAACTGCTGCACACACTCTTTACTTTTACGCCATCTTAGTTCTTATAGATGCTAATCATTTGCATTCCTTTTCTTCTGGGTTCACATGTTTTTACAAGGTGTTGACATGTTGATGGGACTCCAACAACAGGGACTTATCCTCTTTCCCTACGACTTGTTTTTGTCTGAATGCAGCAATAGACAGTAAAACAAACACCAACAATCAAGTAGATCAAGCTTGTATTAATTCTTTATGAGGTGGACTTAATGTTTACTCCACCCAGAAGGAATATTACTTGAACTACCTTTTGATAagccttatttttttaaatagttacacaacaaaacacatcaCTTCTAGAAAGCCTTGCATCAAACTGCCTCAATGACAGTGGCCTTGTTTCTGCAAGGCGTTGTCCTTCTATAGGATGGATTTTGTCTTTTGTtgccccaaacacacacacacacacagctcatttTCACACACTCGCTCAAACAGAACCCTCACTCATTCAGCATTTATCTGAAGAGCAAAATGTCTGCAGAACAATACTTGGAGACTTTCATTGTTTGCTTTAGCAATCATCAAATGCATTTCACCACACGATAATAACACACCtttaaaaatcaaacaaaaacaaaacccaacctgcattcaggaaaaaaaaaatatcaaaggtTATAGAAACAAGTTCCTCAATGTTTCCTCATATGTGTTTGAAgtcatttaataaataaattcacaagTCCATGATGGCTTTACTCTACATGTTTCTTTGGGCTTTAATTCACAATGTTGAACATTATTTGAATGCATAATTAGGTTACAAAGTGTCACAAACAACTATAATGATatataattgtcctacaaatccTAGATAAGACATAAGTTAGATTAAAATGATCAGTGTGTCAGTGGTGTAAACTGTAACCTAAGTGAAAATCTGTTACTACAGGTTGTTTCCTAACAACTGTCATGTTCAAAGAAGAAACCGCCATGGatgtgaaacaaaataaaatatgtcaaGTGGGCCaacagttacaaaaaaaaaaaagccacattgaaaattgaaaaatggTTACTGCACGACAGCTTCCTCATTCATCCTTGTTACatccttttttatttcaaataaatgagCCTTCACCTGCCAAAGAGGAAGCAGTGCTTGGAAAAAAAGATTGCATGTTTCTCTCAACTGATTTTAAAACAGTCCGCCTTTTcattatgaatgaattattataatactttgtatttatatagcacatagCACTgtaacatacacacactggACAGACcatgaggtacacctgcacaatctaacaTTCAATACTGTATAAAGAATGTGCCTCTAAAAAGTGAGTATTTTTGTAAAGATCTTCATTGTCGACGTGTTTGTTGGTAGTTGGGGAGTGGAACTGTTTGCCAGTCagatttggtttaaaaaaaccaccaaaaaaaaaacatctcttcCCGCTCACAACTGCATGTGTGCAGCAACTTCCTTATTCAGTGTTTTGCAGCTTGAGAGAGCACATCTGATACAAGCGAAACAGGTGAATACAAAAAAGTTGCACAAAGTAGATCGTACCTTCTGTAGTAGCCAGCTGGACCTtggctggggtgggggggccaCAAAGCAGGCCACGTATTGCTCATACAGCCAAAATGCTCCGACAGTCTCTCAGCATTCTGAAGCAGCTTGGATCTTCTGCAAAGtaagttttttttctgtctttgatcacactgttttgttttaaaatggtGTATAATGGTCATAATTTTATGTACCGCACTTGAcacaacgtacacttgcacaatcagCATCAGAACAATACAGAATTAGGACACACTGTCATTCAATGATGTATTGTCACAGTACGGCGAGAGTGGCCATTAAAGCTACTACTTTGAATCTAAAACCCAAGACTTGGCTGCTAAAAATGTTGGATCTTCATTAAATATATACTTTCCCATGTTTCATGAGAAAAAGAGAAGATGGCTAGACAGAAGAACATCTTACACTATACCCTGCATACAGTTTGACTCGGTTTGAGGTTGCACACCAGTGCAGTGTGCATCTGTAAGAGAAACCACACCAGCACACACGGCCAGTCACTTTTTACATAAACATGACATTATTAGGCCATACTGTAGGTGAATATTCATGTTTGAACAAAATAATGCACAGCAATACAGGGGTTTGcttgtattacagtatatggctTGGTGTATTGCAATATGACTAGTTAATGGATCTCAAAActcatatactgtgtatatactgtataaggggtgtcacaataacgtcacaataataataaacgtgacaagatttctctttCAGACTCGTGCGCACTAGTCCTgtgacaataataaattaatttatcaaacaataaatgaaaatgaactctgtgtttttgccagcctcaatatattgccatgtgcatgcgtgtctgttttcctcacctCCTGCCTCCAAACCGGCAGGAAGAGgcctcactctgtgcattggtttcagcacctcaaccgcgtttgttccatagaacggcggcatgaacagagtgaatcccctttgtcagtcatacagtgtctttgttttggtgggtggaggcgggaccgctggcatacacacacagtgcagaagagtgtaacgtagtagcaattaaattagtagattgcaatatattgtcatgtgtttttttcattgtactgaTCTTAAAGGTAATTTTTaaagtctcgtctcgttctcagatcttcaaacaaatgtaaatattagtcaatgacaacacaactgaacacaaaatgcagtttttaaattgagctttttattattaagggagaaaaaaaaatccaaaccactgtattaaaacataactgagattaattaagATCTATCAgcatggaaaaggttataaagccatttctaaagctttgggacttcagcgagccacagtgagagccagtatccacgaatggtgaaaacatggaacagtggtgaaccttcctaggagtggccagccaaccaaaattaccccaagaacgCAGTGACGAGTCATCCATGCCAGAAACCATCTTGATgattcccaagacctttgggaaaatactcagtggtcttatgagacaaaagtttaaccttttggaaggtgtgtgtcccattatatctggtgtaaaagtaaggccgcatttcagaagaacatcataccaacagtaaaatatggtggtggtagtgtgatggcatggggctgttttgctgcttcaggacctggaagacttgctgtgataaatggaaccatgaattctgctgtctaccaaaaaatcctgaaggagaatgtccggccatctgttcatgacctcaagctgaaatcaacttgggttctgcagcaggacaatgatccaaaacacaccaacaagtccacctctgaatggctgaagaaaaaacaaaatgaagactttggaatggcctagtcaaagtccttaAAAAGGCAGAtcctgctggaaaaccctccaatgtggctgaattacaacaattctgcaaagatgagtgggccaaaattcctccacagtgctgtacgtaagagactcattgcaagttatcacaaacacttgattgcagttgttgctgctaagggtggcccaaccagttattaggtttaggggacaatcactttttcacacagggccatgcaggtttggatttttttctcccttaataataaaaagtttcatttaataactgcattttgtgtgaataataaaaagtttattttaataagtgggggggggggactgttCACTCCTCTGGctgctgtcagtcaaaataAAGGACCGCCCTCCTCCGTACACCCCCAGTGAAGCTCAGCTTCCCTCTAAGTAATGTTGTTTTTCCGATGTATTCAATAAGGGTCTTATTCCACCTTGACACGTGCATGAATTTTGCCTCCgtgttgtcccacaaattgtAGCGTTTAACACAGTAAGCACGACGCGCATTGTCCCCGCATGCGTATGCGTTGCTTGTCACCACCACGTCCTGCATTTGTGGAGCAGTCGTTGCATTATTTGGTCTCGTTTTGTCCCGCATTTACCCAATGGCAAGCATAATTGCGTACCACCGCGGGGACAAAATTCGTGCAAGTGTCAACGTGGCTTTACCTTGTCGCTGTGAGCTTCCATGTGCTGAAGCTGGAGCTTCAGTGGAGATTTACCGGAGCGTCTGCGCTGCTGCCGAGAGAAGAGAGATCGTGTCAGAGAGCAAACTCACTCAAACAGCAGATTAATGCTCAACATACTCATGAAATGAAGCACGTTCTAGCACACCTTTAGTGCATTTTAAGTCTACACATTTAAGTTTAACAATGCATGTTTGaccaattattttattacatttaaatgggAAGTTCACCTTCCCTTGTAGTCAATGAGCAATCGCCACTGATATTGATATACAAGTCGCAGAATCAGCCAAACTATAAAAGAAAGTGCAACCTATTGCTGGGGAAATACGGtattgttttttatgttaatttcaatggcttttttttgttcGTTTTTAGATTTTAAAATTTTCAACGGTGCTTCCTGGAGATGTGTCAGTTTTTGTGAACAAAATTGTAATGAGGTTTTGCCAAtgcttacattattttattgttaacaTGTGGAGGTCTCAAGATGTCAGTGAGCTTCTACATGAAGACCTGGTTGTGGTGAGAAGTCAACAGTCTCCTGTAGCCATAGAAGACCAGAACTACTATGAATATACTGTTtaagtactgtagtgtttgttAATACTGCACGTACGTATGAAATTTAAGGTGGAGCAGCGGGTGGAACCAGCCAAGAGAGCAGCTCAGGTGCTCCATAAGAAGTTGCAAGGCTGTATGCAGAGTCAGACGGGATTGGATACTGAAAAACGGATGGTACGTGACGACGCTCCCTCGGCCATGATGCGCATGCACTGTACAGAAAGTGTTCGCGTGTGTGTCTCTGCAGAAGAAGCTTCCTCTGATGCTGCTGTCAATCAGCATGGCGGAAAGCTTCAAAGACTTTGACGCCGAGTCTCCCATCAGGTGAGCACTTTAGTTCCGGTATCCATACCTTGGTGGTGTTTCTCCTCTCATGTGATAACCTCCTGACAAGCGTGACGGCCCTCGTGTTTTCAGTTCTGCACCAAAAAGGAAGAGAGCCTTGTAATGATGAACTCTTTCAGATATGGAGCTTCAAGCAAAGTGTAGAACAAACATTTCATGTACATGTAGTAGAGCGCTGACTTCAGCCAAAGTGGAGCTGGTGACAAAAGAAGAACATAAAGTATTGAGCCAGCCGTGCGACTTTGTGTTTGTTATTTCGACCACATTGTGCCAACCAGTGGTTTCCGCACTGTGTGCTCTGACTAGACTGAGAGAGTAGATGaagccacacacaaacacaaaagacagAGGGATTTTTCTTCGGCTATTGACCAGTTAGGAACAAAATGGAGGATGACGAaagacaagggtgtccaaacttttgccacAGAGGGCCTCATACAGAAAACTTCAGGGGGCGGGGGGTGCACAATAGCCACCTGAGAGCCAACAGTGCATTTTTGTCCTCTTTAAGGTACAAGTACTTCATAGCCTCGTTTCAAATGCAAAACACTTTGCAAGAATGAAAGTTGTTGAGGACATCCTGGATTTTCCAGTGATTTGTGATTTGTTGAGGTTTGTCCAATGTTTTATAGGtacaaaaaaagttatttattaaatgcacccatctattgttttttttaactgtcgATATTTAACGTTTTTTAAGTCCAGTTCCTCTGTGGTGGACATGAGAACTTTACTTCTCCTACCACCTACCCactgtacattatagcgatctaatttatcttatttattatgtattgtgtaaaactaagacatgaataacataaaattaaaatcacaaaatgaatgccgacccaccatccaccagtcaagttccagccaagtttgtCCAGAGATGATTACAGTACATCCTGTTTtacgtgtgtggtaaaggcagtgtgctagcatgaattaacttgagacaaatgtgctcattagcactcaataagtacgtacctttatgcattcccacatagtatcagcatctgagaccaaatatgaggtgaaagaaaaatggtaaaaatacagtagtagtctatctgtgcggcatgagagaaagttagcacacgcacaatggacatgcatcaagtgagacgaatgtaacagagagaatccggccacttttcaaaataaaataaaaaatgaaatcccCATTcaaaagtattcaactaacatgaATACGTCATTTCAAGCAAGACAATACATTTTCTCATTGAATCTGCCTCACCTAATGCATCTATtaatgtccaatcaggtttaacgAGGTTGTATATTACATAAATCCTCACAcgggtcttattttattttaaaaataaacaattcaaaatgcattcatttgtcAATTTAATAGATTGTTGGAATGTTAGAAATGTCACACAAAACAGTGCGTATGACTTGGACTCGAAAATTTCAAGCTTAAGATTTCAGACTTGTCAATTTAATAGATTGTTGGAATGTTAGAAATGTCACACAAAACAGTGCGTATGACTTGGACTCGAAAATTTCAAGCTTAAGATTTCAGACTTACTCAATCTGTCTTGTCTCCACTTGAGatgtgacttggacttgcacgtctttacttgagagtCGAGATGAAATACTTTTATGTGCGTTTTCATATAAAATGTTGAAGGTGGTTGCTGTAGAAAATGCATGAAGAAGCTGAAAAGCGAGTAACCAAGAAGAAAAACTGTTTACTTCTTGCAGTGTCattcaaaatgtgaaatttaGAAAATGCcggttttcagtgtttttgtcGTGTCCGTTGATAATATCACTGTAAAAATGAAAGCACAGCTATAAAACGGCATTGCGCTGTAaaatatttctgtttattttattaaaaacatgTCATGTCCCTCTCACCATGAGTAGAAAATATCATGGAATAATATATCTCATGAATAATCACTTTATTTCATTGGCTGGAAAATGGCCACCTaacccacactttggacacccctgatgtaagacGGTGGGCCAGGACCTTTTTTTTACTCTCAGGCAGAGGGAACACCTTCATTTTgacacaaacagcaaaaaaaaggttttgtggttgactgtccCTATGTTATTGAGCAGGTCTTTTTCCGGTTCGGCGAATAATGTAAGACGTTAGGACTCTACCGTGTCTTTCCTGAGGCCTGGGGGAAAAGACATACATAGTGACTCTAAAAAAGGATAAACATAACTTCCCCGATATGTATACTTGCAACAAAATTGAAAGGGCTCTGACCAAATCCTGCACAAAGCCTCAATGGAGGTAATTATCTTTACATGATGACGATTTGCCATTAGCGGCAATGGCCCTTC
This sequence is a window from Dunckerocampus dactyliophorus isolate RoL2022-P2 chromosome 2, RoL_Ddac_1.1, whole genome shotgun sequence. Protein-coding genes within it:
- the pdap1a gene encoding pdgfa associated protein 1a — encoded protein: MPRGGKKGHKGRGKQFSNPEEIDRQMKAQRELEENPGAEKEGASDSEEESSSDEESEFRKRSGVEGLIEIENPNRVSQKNKKVSELDVNAPKELSRREREEIEKQKSKERFRKLQLEGKTDQARADLARLAIIKKQREDAAKKREELRKEKEAEEAKAKR